A stretch of DNA from Bradyrhizobium algeriense:
GCTCACGCCGACCACCGGCGAAAGCGATAACGCCATTGCGGTCGATGCCTTGGTGCCGATCGAGCGGGCTCGCTGTTGCGTGACGACGAGTTTTGGCGCATTCGGACTGCACAGGTCTGCAAAATCACCCAGGCGTTGTTCGTCCAACCCGTCGATCGGCAAAGCGAGCAAGGATTCGCCGGATGCGCTAATACGAATCGGTCTTCGCGCCTGTAGCTCACTCAAGGCGCGGCTGACACTGATGCATTCCGCGTTGCCAAGCAGGGCTGAATTTGCAGATGAATGCGCGGCGCTCATTCGCGGGTGACCTTCCTTTACCGGGCGCGTTCGTAGAACACCGAGAATTCAGAATCATTCCGCTAGAAATCAGATGGATTTCTGCAGCCGAGTGGTCAATAGTAGCATTGATCGTTCACAGGTTCCGGATTTCGATCTCTGCCGTGTTGCTTGGCAAATTACGCACCCGTGAATTCGCGTCTTCCGATGCATGGGAGAGCTTTGTCCAGCGTTTTCGTCGAGGAAAGCAACCCCTTCCTCAAGCCTGGGCGGATCTGTTTGGCCCGTTGCGCAACGGGGGAGTGGACGATCTCGTGATTGTGGGGCAGATCGGCCAATCGCTCGATGGACGCATTGCGACGGCTAGCGGCCATTCAAAGTATATCAATTGCCCGGCTGGCATTGAACACCTCCATCGGCTGCGTGCGCTCGTCGACATTGTCGTCATTGGCGTTGGGACTGCCGTCGCTGACGATCCGCAATTGACGGTCAGACAAGTCGCCGGCCCTCAGCCGGCGCGTGCCGTGATCGATCCAAGAGGTCGCCTCGGGGCCAATGCGAGATTGTTCGCCGATGATGGTGTTCGCCGCCTGCTAATCACCGCAGAGGGCACACGTTGCACGCTGCATCCCGGGGTTGAAGTTGTGACCCTGCCGGCCCAAGATGGAAATATAGCTCCATCCGCCATCGTTGCCTCGCTGACGCGGAGAGGGATGCGCCGCGTGTTGATCGAGGGCGGCGCTGACACCCTTTCGCGCTTTATCGCGGCCCGATGTCTCGATCGTCTGCATATAACCGTCTCGCCCGTCATGTTGGGCGCCGGAGGCCCTGGCATCGAGTTGCCGCCGCTCGAGCGGGCCGATCAGGCCCACCGTATGCCTGTGCGCGTGCACATGATCGAGGATGACGTACTGTTTGATTGCGATCTGTCGGCTCAGCGCGTGGTACTCGGTGTGGCAAAGAAGTCGACCTGACCTGCGCGCACCGCTGAAACGCCTTTGCGGAATGCGGCTTTTCGTCTGACCAGCCAGTTGTCGATTTCGGGCCGGGATAGCGGTTCGATTTCACAGACGGAGGCTGCCACCGCACGGCGAAGACGACGTGTTCACCACAAGGGAGCCTCATATTGCGCGCGGGCGACGTGTGACTCTGAAAGCGTGATGCGCAGGGCCTTGAGCTCCCGGCCGGGACGGCCGAGTTCGCCAGCTCGGGCCGGCTTCGCCAGTCCGTCGAAAATATACTTGGACAGAAATTCCGTAGTGGTGTTGCTGCCCTTGAACTCGGGCACGTCGTCGAGATTGCGGTAGTTGAGTGGCACCAGCACCGCCTTAAGCGCATTGTGGGCGCGGCCGATATCGATCACAATTCCATTGATGTCGAGGGTGTCCGCGATGAAGGCCGCATCGACCACGAAAGTCGCCCCGTGCAACGTCTGCGCGGGTCCGAAAACCGCGCCCCGGAAAGAATGAGCGATCATGATGTGGTCGCGAACTTCGACGGTGAACAAGGCAGCTCCTTACGAGTAAACGACGGGTTGGCAGAGTATGCCGGTCTTGGCGTCGAGAATTCCCGGCAGTTGATCCGGCAAATCTCCAAACGCAATCGCCGGTGCCAGCAATGCGTCGAGCCGTTGATCGTTGAGCAGTGCGACGGCGGCCGCGAGACGGCGGACGCGCGTCCAGCGCGGACGGTGCGATGGGGCAACGCGCCCGACCTGGCTTGATATCAGCCGAAGCCGGCGGCTATGGAAGGAGCCGCCAAGGATTGCGGTCACTGCGGCGTCACCATACCAACTCATCTCGAGCACAGTAGCCTCGTCTCCGCCTAGTTCGAGCGCCGTTCGTAGTCCATCGGGCGAACCGCTGGCGTGAACGATGAGGTCGCAGTCACCCCTTCCTTTCCCGGGTTCAGCGAAACTAACCCCGAGTGTTTCTGCCAATTTCGCCCGACCTGGATTGATATCGACAAGCGTGACATCCGTACCAGGAATTCGCCCGCACAAATACGCGACGAGAGAACCGACGACGCCAGCCCCTACGACAGCGATGCGGTCGGCTGGTGCCGGTGTAGCATCCCACACACCGTTGAGCGCGGTTTCCATGTTGGCTGCCAGCACCGCGCGTCGTGCTGGCACGTCCTCCGGAAGCGCGACCGCTGCGCTCGCAGGGATGTTGAAAGCGGTCTGGTGCGGGAAGAGCGCGAAGACGTTCTTGCCCTGCAAGGCGCCTCCGCCGCTCTCGACCCGTCCGACGGCGGCGTAGCCGTACTTGACGGGAAAGGGAAAACTACCCGCCATGAATGGCGCGCGCATCCTCTCGAATTCGCTGACGGGTACGCGCCCACCAAACACCAGTGATTCGGTGCCCCGACTGATTGCGCTATAGATGGTTTTCACGCGTACTTCGCCTGCGCGGGGCGGAGCCATCCCTTCCCGCCGAATCTCGACCTGTCCGGGTCCGCGATACCATAGGGCCGAGGCAATATCGGTACTCGCACTAGCAGCCATTTTCTTAAATCTCGGACTGGAATTCCCAACGGCTTGACGTGTTATAAGCGGTAGTCTGCACCGCCCGTTGGCGAATGAAAAGAATAACCTCTTTGCTACAGGCACACCCGATCTGGCGGCGCTTCTCTTTGTTCGCGGTCACCTTGCCCTGAAAGGTGGCAGGGTTTTGTATGCCGTGATCGGCTTCGTCATCATGCATTTTTCACCGATGCCGTTGCTGCAGTGATACCCGCGGCCGGATTGATCCAGGGCAACGAACCCGTGACGGCGTCGACTGCAATTCTCCTGTGCGTTCGCAACGAACATCATCCAAACTAGGAACCGATACTCGACAGCCAAGCAAGGCCGCCCCAACGCCGCGAGCGGGCAGAAGGAAATGGTAATGCGATAAGGCAAGAAATCCAAAGTACGCGTGGACTTGGGTGACTGTGCCCAGAGACGACTCGCCCGATGCAAGGGGCTTTCAGCTGAACTCCCACCGTCAGACGGAAATGAGCGCATAGGGCAAGCCTGAAGGCTTCTGCACGCCCATGGCGACGTTGTATACCCGCGCTCCGGCGGGCGTGCGGCCCTCATACTTCCCGCGATGCGCATGACCATGCACGACGGCGCATACCTTGAAGCGGTCAATGGTTTCTGCAAGGCGCGAGCACCCGAGAAAGGGATAAATTTCGAGAGGTTCACCCTCTACTGTGTCGACAACCGGGGCGTAGTGAAGGACCACGACGGCGCGCCGGCTGTTCACCGTGCGCATGATGTTCTCCAGCCGCATCGCTTCATTCATCGCTTCGGCAACAAACGTCTTGATCGCCGGCTCGCCGAAAGAGCTCAGCATTCGTGTACCAAATCCGCCGGCAAAGCCCTTCACACCAATAAATGCCACGCCATCAACTTCGGTTGCCTGGCCATCGAGCAGGTGTACGCCCGCGTCACAAAGGATTCGTTTCACTTCGTCGGCATGTCCCGTCTCGTAATCGTGATTCCCAAGGACGCCAATTACTGGGATAGAGCAGACACGCAGCTCTTTAGCGAGGATTTCCGCCTGTGCCGGAGTTCCGGTATCAGTGAGGTCGCCGCAAAGGACCAGGGCGCCGGCACTCCTCGAGATTGCTTGAAACAATTCACGAAGCGAACCCGACTGCCCATCCTTCACATGAAGATCGCCGATGCTTGCAAATGTGAATGAACTCGCATCATCGTTCATTGCTGCACTCGTCTTCGCCGTTCAGGAAGCCCCATTTCTCGGTCGCACTTCGATAATCGGAGCTGGAAAGCAACCGACCGCGGCAGAGTTTCGTCGCCGGTGGCGACCTTCCCGCTGCCGACTCAATCGTTCAAGAAGATCGTCAAGCAGCCAATCTGGAATGGCATCTCGCTCACTCGGATAGATCCAACGAAACATGAGCAGATGACAAAGCAGTATCTCCCAATGTGGGTTCATGTACATGATCAGGCGCTGCCAATCGATTGCCTCTCGCTGCTTAAGGATGAGATGGACGATATCGACGCCATCATGACGGTTCCGCTTCTGGATGAACGCCTTGGTCCAGATCAGCTCGGTGGGGTTGATCACAGGCACGCAATGCCCGAGCACTTGAGCCTGTGCTGCATACTGAAACCACTCTTCCTGAACCGGCACGGCGCCATTGCTGGAACCAAAGATGACGTCAACGAAATTGCGACCGCAGTGAACTTTTCCCAACCAACTCTCATCCGCCGATACCCGATTGTTCCGCTGTAGGTGAGAAAGCAGGCGGGGGAATTCCGCGGCAGTCGTAAAAATGTCTAAGTCCTTTGTCGGGCACCGCGCCTGGGTATAAAGATTCACGGCGTACCCGCCTCCGATCATGAACGGACGGTCCGATTCGAGGAGATCCCTTAGGACATTTGAATAGAACTGCTCTGTTTGGGTAAGAGACTCGAGCTTGAACGCACCGACATCTCTCGAACGTTCCGTACCCGGCGCTGAGCGATCTCGCGCGTGCACTGATCACTCCATTTGTTCCTCAATACCAATCGGCGCGCATCCTGGAAGTTCCATCCGCGGACCTCGCACGACGACGCCAGAAGTAGGTTTGCCCGAATCCCGGAGACATCGGTGGATCACATCCTCCGCCTCGGTGAACCGGTGAGCGGTCACAGCTTGCGGCTACCAACAATCGGCATTTCCGAGATTAAGCCTACCGGACATAGTAGGGACACGACAAAACTAGTGACACGATGCCGAGCCCCACTCATTTACCGATCGTCTCGATTGCCCTGGCAAACAGTCGGGCGGAACCTTGCCAAGTGGGGAGCTGAGCCGCTGCCGCGCGAGCATTCGCGGCAAGCCGCCGCCGTTGATGCGGATCGCCGATCAGACGGCGCAGTGCCTGCGACAATGCGATCGGATCGTCCGCAGGCACCAGCAGACCGGCCTCCGGCGGTACTGTTTCTGGGATCGCGCCCGCCCTGGTCGACACGACCGGAAGCCCGTGCCCGATCGCGTCGGCGAGCGCCATCCCATACCCTTCGAAACGCGACGCGAGAACAAATATGTCGGATGCCAAATAGAGTTCAATGATGTGCTCAGCTGGCACGGCACCGAGCACCGCGACCCTGTCGCCGAGGCCGTAGGTCCGGATGTCGGCGTCAAGCTGCGCGGCGGCGGCCGGGTTGCGGGTCCGGTCACCCGCGATCGTCAGCCGCCAGGGCATGTCGGCAAGTGTGACTAGAGCAGCAATCAGCAGATCGTATCCTTTGTCCGGCACCACCGAACCAATCGAGAGAAGCCGAACGACGCCATCGTTGCTGCCGGGCGCTGACGGAACAGGGTCATTACCCGGTCGGACCACGCTGACGCGCTGAGCCGGGACGTCGTAATCAGCAATCACAATCCGGGCGGTTGCCTCACTCGTGACCACGACGTGCGCGGCAGCAGCGAGCGCCGCGCGCTCGCTCTCGCGGAAGACGTCTGCCTGCGTTCTGTCTAGACCGGAATGCAGAGCAAGCGGTTGATGCACCAGAGCGATGAGCGGTGTGCGGGATCGGAGCGCGCCGGCCTCGGGCAAGGCCCCGAATGCAAGCCCATCGAGGACCATCGGACAGCCGGCCGGCATCGCGGACAGTATCGCCAGCGCGGTCGCGCGCTGCGCGATGCTCGGGAATGGAAAGCTGTCGCCTATGTTGGCGACATCGACGTGCCAACCGAGCCGCCGAAGCTCTTGGATGATGCGTCGATCATAGCGATAACCTCCGGTCGGCGTGGCGAGATCACCCGGCACGGCGAACACAAGGTGCAGTTCATTGTATGGAAACGTGCGCACGGTGCGGATCCTGCGATGGTTGCGCCAAGTCAGACTGATTTGCGCGAGCCGCAAGCCGAACAATATCCGTCTTCATGATGGCCATTCCTTTAGTGGCTAGGTAGGTCCTTCCAGGCGCATAGTGAGAGGCCGCCGCGAAAAGAATCCAATCGAGCGTGCCGCCCGATGACATCAAGCATGGTGAGCAGTAGCGCAACGAGGGCAGGCACGTCTCCGTTGGGAATGAACGTCCAGGGAGCAGAGCAACTGCGGCGAAACCCAGCTTGGTCCAGCAGCACGGAAAATTCTTCGCGATTCAGTATTCGGTCACTAGAAAGGTGCTTAGTGCCAAACCCCAACATAGGTGCTATCGTCCGATACCAAACGTAATCGGCATCCGGTGTCAGGCAGAAAAAACGGCCACCAATCTTCAGCACCCTATAGATGCTTGCCAACGCCGCTCGCTTGTCTAGCATATGCTCGAAGGCACCGATACAAATCGCCAGATCGACCGACTGGTCCGCGATTCCGTTCAGCTCCTCGGCGTTGCCCACCTCAAACGTAAGATTGGCTTTCCAAGCTGAGTTCCGAAGACGAGCGCGCGCCAATGCGATCATGCCCGGCGAGACATCAATCCCGATGCCACGAGCTACTTCAGGTGCAAGAGCGAGGAGGTGATGGCCATTGCCGCAACCAAGGTCTAGCACCACATCAGAGGGTCGGATTCGAGCCAGGTTTCGCACAAGCTCGAGCCGGTATTCGAGCAGCCGATGCGGGTGACCGTGCTGCTCGGGAGATCCTGTTGACGCACATCGATCAAAGAAAGACCTGATGTCCGTGGTGTTGCATGAGGGAGTGGTCCTGACACCGCGAAACCTCGACCAAGGCGCTCGTCGTTCGGTGCCAAGTGTCTGCCCCCGCAGCGGGCGGCCTGCGAGATCGGCAGAAGTTGTCGGATTTCGCTTCTGTATCATCAACATGACAGGCCGAGAACCGACTCTGGCGGCAATCAAATAATTCCAAATGCTCCGCTTAAGTTCCCGGCTGGCACGATCTACGAAGCGTAGGCGCGCGCCGCAGTTGTCCCTCGTGCGGAACCTAGCGCGTCGATGCAATCGGTCTGCAAAGCCGCCATCCGGTCCTAATTCGAGGACGTTGAATGCCGCGCCACATCGCCTGGCAGGGCCGCAAGTGCTAGGCTTGAGCCTGGGGAAAAGAATAGGATCTGGACGCCGCATAATTTTTCGAGGTCGTTTCTGACGCGGTGGAACACACACGACGGGGGCCGGTAATCGGATCAGCCACAGTCTTCGCCCTCGGCGGAACTGAAGACAACTCCTGGCGGAGTATCGATTTATGAGCTGGTTTTTTATCGCCCTGTGGGCGCCCTTCCTGCTTGCTTGCGCCAATCACAACGACAAGTTTTTGCTGTCGAGATACCTCAAGCAGAAAAGTATCGGATCCATTGTCATACTCTCTTCCCTGCTCAGCGGCGTCGCGATCCCGATCGTATTGTTCATTCAGCCGGACGTGTACGACGTCAACTTCGTTCAAGGAACTGCGCTTGTCGCGACCGGGATGTCGAGCGTCTTCGCCGCTGTTTGCTATCTCTACGCACTCGACATCGATGAGGCATCTTTCGTCACACCGCTTTATCAGACGGTGCCCATTTTTGCTTACTTCCTCGGTTATTTCATTCTGAGTGAAACGATCACGCTTGCTCAAGGATTGGGTTCGTTCGTTATTATTGTTGGTGCGCTTGCATTGTCGTTTGAGTTAGGTCGGCGGGGAATACGGTTCAAGCGAAACGTTGTGGCATTGATGCTGGGGGCTTGCTTCTTGAGTGCGGTAAATGGCGT
This window harbors:
- a CDS encoding RibD family protein, producing MNARRSFAGDLPLPGAFVEHREFRIIPLEIRWISAAEWSIVALIVHRFRISISAVLLGKLRTREFASSDAWESFVQRFRRGKQPLPQAWADLFGPLRNGGVDDLVIVGQIGQSLDGRIATASGHSKYINCPAGIEHLHRLRALVDIVVIGVGTAVADDPQLTVRQVAGPQPARAVIDPRGRLGANARLFADDGVRRLLITAEGTRCTLHPGVEVVTLPAQDGNIAPSAIVASLTRRGMRRVLIEGGADTLSRFIAARCLDRLHITVSPVMLGAGGPGIELPPLERADQAHRMPVRVHMIEDDVLFDCDLSAQRVVLGVAKKST
- a CDS encoding 6-carboxytetrahydropterin synthase, which gives rise to MFTVEVRDHIMIAHSFRGAVFGPAQTLHGATFVVDAAFIADTLDINGIVIDIGRAHNALKAVLVPLNYRNLDDVPEFKGSNTTTEFLSKYIFDGLAKPARAGELGRPGRELKALRITLSESHVARAQYEAPLW
- a CDS encoding zinc-binding alcohol dehydrogenase, with protein sequence MKTIYSAISRGTESLVFGGRVPVSEFERMRAPFMAGSFPFPVKYGYAAVGRVESGGGALQGKNVFALFPHQTAFNIPASAAVALPEDVPARRAVLAANMETALNGVWDATPAPADRIAVVGAGVVGSLVAYLCGRIPGTDVTLVDINPGRAKLAETLGVSFAEPGKGRGDCDLIVHASGSPDGLRTALELGGDEATVLEMSWYGDAAVTAILGGSFHSRRLRLISSQVGRVAPSHRPRWTRVRRLAAAVALLNDQRLDALLAPAIAFGDLPDQLPGILDAKTGILCQPVVYS
- a CDS encoding metallophosphoesterase family protein: MNDDASSFTFASIGDLHVKDGQSGSLRELFQAISRSAGALVLCGDLTDTGTPAQAEILAKELRVCSIPVIGVLGNHDYETGHADEVKRILCDAGVHLLDGQATEVDGVAFIGVKGFAGGFGTRMLSSFGEPAIKTFVAEAMNEAMRLENIMRTVNSRRAVVVLHYAPVVDTVEGEPLEIYPFLGCSRLAETIDRFKVCAVVHGHAHRGKYEGRTPAGARVYNVAMGVQKPSGLPYALISV
- a CDS encoding glycosyltransferase family 4 protein, whose amino-acid sequence is MFGLRLAQISLTWRNHRRIRTVRTFPYNELHLVFAVPGDLATPTGGYRYDRRIIQELRRLGWHVDVANIGDSFPFPSIAQRATALAILSAMPAGCPMVLDGLAFGALPEAGALRSRTPLIALVHQPLALHSGLDRTQADVFRESERAALAAAAHVVVTSEATARIVIADYDVPAQRVSVVRPGNDPVPSAPGSNDGVVRLLSIGSVVPDKGYDLLIAALVTLADMPWRLTIAGDRTRNPAAAAQLDADIRTYGLGDRVAVLGAVPAEHIIELYLASDIFVLASRFEGYGMALADAIGHGLPVVSTRAGAIPETVPPEAGLLVPADDPIALSQALRRLIGDPHQRRRLAANARAAAAQLPTWQGSARLFARAIETIGK
- a CDS encoding class I SAM-dependent methyltransferase → MRRPDPILFPRLKPSTCGPARRCGAAFNVLELGPDGGFADRLHRRARFRTRDNCGARLRFVDRASRELKRSIWNYLIAARVGSRPVMLMIQKRNPTTSADLAGRPLRGQTLGTERRAPWSRFRGVRTTPSCNTTDIRSFFDRCASTGSPEQHGHPHRLLEYRLELVRNLARIRPSDVVLDLGCGNGHHLLALAPEVARGIGIDVSPGMIALARARLRNSAWKANLTFEVGNAEELNGIADQSVDLAICIGAFEHMLDKRAALASIYRVLKIGGRFFCLTPDADYVWYRTIAPMLGFGTKHLSSDRILNREEFSVLLDQAGFRRSCSAPWTFIPNGDVPALVALLLTMLDVIGRHARLDSFRGGLSLCAWKDLPSH
- a CDS encoding EamA family transporter, with amino-acid sequence MSWFFIALWAPFLLACANHNDKFLLSRYLKQKSIGSIVILSSLLSGVAIPIVLFIQPDVYDVNFVQGTALVATGMSSVFAAVCYLYALDIDEASFVTPLYQTVPIFAYFLGYFILSETITLAQGLGSFVIIVGALALSFELGRRGIRFKRNVVALMLGACFLSAVNGVIFKLIAVDKGFWVSLFWGLVGQTMTGLTFLVCVPSYRRDFLDLFKQSKVGAVGLIALSKTLFSVSEAVTLYATLLAPVALVLLANSFQPLFVFAFGIVLTLSFPRVAKESIGRMKMLQKGVGICLMLVGGYLISR